The Gloeocapsa sp. DLM2.Bin57 DNA segment AAATTTATCGGACATCGCAAGATAGATCACTATTGTCAAAGTGGTTACGGTGAAGAAGCAACCCTAGAAGCAATAATCAAGACTATCTCTGATTGTCAAGCAGTTCTCTCAGCCAAAATAGGACCATGTCCTCAAGAACAACTGCGCCAAGCAGGAATAGAACCAGTAGAAGGATACGACCTCATCGATAAAATCGCCCTAGACTTCTACGAAAGTTATATCACAAATCTAGTTGGTAGTAATGAATAAACCATTATGTCTTACTATATCACCAAAAATTGTATCCAGTGTCAACGTTGTGAATCATTATGTCCCACTGGTGCAATCAAAACCAACCTACAAGGAATGTATATAGACTCCTCCCTTTGTAACAATTGTACAGGCTTTTATGGTACTCCCCAATGTGCCTCCGTCTGTCCTACTAACCAGGGATGTCTTCCTACCCGCACCAATAGCGATTATTGGGAATCATGGTTCTCTCGTTATGACAGTTTGGTGCAAAACCTGAAAAACCGAGAAAAACAATTGTATTGGCAACATTGGTTTAATTCCTATTCAGAAAAATTATCTAATTTGATTGTTACTCAACACGCTTCCTAACTAAGATTATGAGAGACTGTATTTATCTAGACAACAACGCAACTACTAAAATCGATGAAGAAGTTCTAGCAGCGATGTTGCCCTATCTTACCCTCTACTATGGCAATCCCTCTAGTATGCACAGCTTCGGCGGTCAAGTGGGTAAAGCCACCAAAACCGCTAGAGAACAAGTAGCATCTCTCATAGGTGCTCAAAGCCCAGCCGAAATCGTTTTCACCAGTTGCGGAACAGAGGGAGATAATGCAGCGATTCGCGCCGCTTTAATGGCTCAACCAGAGAAAAAACACATTATTACCACCGAAGTAGAACACCCAGCTGTACTTAGTCTCTGTAAAAACTTAGAAAAACAAGGGTATAGTGTTACTTATCTTTCGGTTAATGGTCAAGGTCAATTAGATTTAAGCGAACTTGAAGCCTCCCTCACGGGTAATACCGCTCTGGTAACAGTGATGTATGCGAATAACGAAACTGGTGTAATTTTCCCCATTGAACAAATTGGGTCAATGGTCAAAGAATACGGCGCGCTCTTTCATGTAGATGCAGTGCAAGTAGTGGGTAAAATCCCTCTGAATATGCAGGAAAGCACTATTGATATGTTGACCCTTTCAGGTCATAAATTACACGCCCCCAAGGGTATAGGTGCTTTATATGTTCGCCGTGGGACTCGCTTCCGTCCTTTATTAATTGGTGGACATCAAGAAAGAGGACGTCGCGCAGGAACTGAAAATGTCCCAGGAATGGTAGCTTTAGGTAAAGCTTGTGAATTAGCCGAATATCACCTAATTAATGTTGGACACGAACAACAGTTACGAGATTATTTAGAACAATCCATACTCACTACTATTCCTAACACCGCGGTTAATGGTCACCCCGTCCAAAGGTTACCAAATACTAGCAATATCGGGTTTAAGTATATCGAAGGAGAAGCGATTTTACTTTCTTTAGATCAATTCGGAATTTGTGCATCCTCTGGCTCTGCCTGTACTTCTGGATCTTTAGAACCTTCTCACGTCTTAAGAGCTATGGGGTTACCGTACAGTGTCTTACACGGTTCAATCCGTTTTAGTCTCTCTCGTTATACCACTCAAACAGAAATCGATCGCGTTTTAGAAGTTTTACCAGGTATTATCGACAGACTGCGCGCACTCTCTCCTTTTAACAGCGATGATGCGACTTGGTTACAAGAACAAGAACAAGCTGTTTTAGCTAAATAATTATAGGAGCAAGAGACTATGTGGGATTATACAGACAAAGTAATGGAGCATTTTTATCACCCTCGCAATCAAGGCGCAATCAGCGCTAGCAACGAGGGAGAAGCGATCACCATCGGTGATGTAGGCAGCATCAGCTGTGGAGATGCTCTCAGACTCTACCTTAAAATAGACATCGCTACCGATAGCATTATTACTGCTAGTTTTCAAACCTTTGGTTGTGCTAGCGCGATCGCCTCCTCTTCTGCTTTGACTGAATTACTCAAAGGTCAAACCCTAGACGAAGCCCTCAAAATCACCAACCGTGAGATTGCCGACTTTCTAGGCGGTTTACCAGAAGCAAAAATGCACTGTTCGGTGATGGGACAAGAAGCCTTAGAAGCAGCTATCTTTAATTATCGTGGTATTCCTCTAGATAATCACGAAGAAGACGAAGGAGCGTTAGTCTGTAGTTGTTTTGGGATAAGCGATGCCAAAATTCGCCGAGTTATCCTCGAAAACGAACTAGAAACAGCCGAACAAGTCACTAATTATATCAAAGCAGGTGGCGGTTGTGGTTCTTGTTTAGCCGATATTGACGATTTACTCTATAGTATCGCCGCAGAAAAAGCCAACACCATCGCTAGAACCACCGAAGTTGTTAATAACTATGCAACCTTAACCACCGTCCAAAAAATTAACCGTATTCAGCAAGTACTCGAAGAAATTCGCCCTACTCTAATCGCTGACGGTGGAGATTTAGAATTATTGGACCTAGAAGGAGATGTAGTCAAACTAGTACTCAAGGGAGCTTGTGGAAGTTGTTCCAGTAGTACTATTACTCTCAAAATGGGTATCGAAGCTAAATTACGCGAAAAAGTACTTTCTACCCTAGTTGTAGAAGCAGTTTAATCAATGATCACTAATTCAAAACAAGAAAGTAGAGCACCTCCAATTAGGTCTTAACTTTCTGACGAAAGACAACTAATGTTGTAATTAATTTTCAACCCCTCTGAAAGTTTTGGTTTTAACAGTTTTAGTCTCCCCTAAAAAAAAATAAAAGGGCTAATTATTCAGTCCTCTAATCTTTTAGAGATTAGACAACTTAAAACCGAACCCTTTCTTTTCAATCCATTATTAAGTTTAAGCGAGAAATTGACATGAGACAGATAGCTTTTTACGGTAAAGGCGGTATTGGTAAATCTACTACCTCACAGAATACACTAGCTGCATTATCAGAAAAAAACCGCATCATGATCGTTGGTTGTGACCCTAAAGCGGATTCTACCCGATTAATGTTGCACTGTAAAGCCCAAACCACAATTTTACACCTAGCTGCAGAACGCGGCTCAGTAGAAGACATCGAACTAGAAGAAGTATTAGTCAAAGGTTTTAACGACGTACTTTGTGTAGAATCAGGTGGTCCAGAACCAGGTGTAGGTTGTGCAGGTCGTGGTATTATCACCGCTATTAACTTCCTCGAAGAAAACGGCGCTTACGAAGATCTAGACTTTGTTTCCTACGACGTATTAGGGGACGTTGTCTGTGGTGGTTTCGCTATGCCTATCCGTGAAGGAAAAGCTCAAGAAATCTACATCGTTACCTCTGGAGAAATGATGGCGATGTACGCAGCTAACAACATCGCTCGTGGTATTTTAAAATACGCTGAATCTGGTGGCGTTCGTTTAGGTGGTTTAATCTGCAACAGCCGTAACGTTGAATGTGAAGTTGAACTAATCGAAGAATTAGCCCGTCGTCTTGGCACTCAAATGATTCACTTTATACCTCGCAGCAAACAGGTCCAAGAAGCTGAAATCCGCCGTATGACAGTGATTGAATACTCTCCTAATCATCCTCAAGCTGAAGAGTATCGCATTTTATCCCAAAAAATCCAAGACAACAAAAACTTGGTTATTCCTACTCCAATCACCATGGATGAATTAGAAGAATTATTAATTGATTTCGGTCTCCTCGGTGGTGAAGAAGAATATCAAAAAGCTATTGCTACAACTCCAACTGCAAGTGTGTAAGTAATCAGAATAAGGGTAGAAACGTCCAATCTAAATCTATCGTTTCTACTCACCCTCTAACCTATAATTTATTAACGAGACAGCCATGACGACTACAGACGACAAAAAACAATTGATACAAGAGGTTCTCGAAGCTTATCCCGAAAAAGCTGCGAAAAAACGCCAAAAACATCTTAACGTTTACGAAGAAGGTCAATCCGATTGCGGTGTTAAGTCTAATATTAAATCTCTCCCTGGTGTAATGACTACTCGCGGTTGCGCCTATGCAGGTTCAAAAGGGGTAGTTTGGGGACCGATTAAAGATATGGTTCATATCTCCCATGGTCCAGTTGGTTGCGGTTATTATTCCTGGTCAGGTCGCCGTAATTATTATATTGGAACTACTGGTGTAGATAGTTTTGGTACAATGGACTTTACCTCCGATTTCCAAGAAAGAGATATCGTCTTCGGTGGTGACAAAAAACTAAGTAAATTAATCACAGAAATAGAAGAACTTTTCCCCCTCAATGGTGGAGTCAGTATTCAATCAGAATGTCCCATCGGTCTAATTGGAGATGATATTGAAGCAGTAGCTAAAAAAGCTAATAAAGAAATCGGTAAAACAGTTGTACCCGTTCGTTGTGAAGGTTTCCGCGGTGTATCTCAATCTTTAGGTCACCACATCGCTAATGATACCATTCGTGACTGGGTTTTAACTCCAGGGGATAAAGATCCCGTCGAATTTGAAGGTACTCCCTATGATGTAGCGATTATCGGTGACTATAATATCGGTGGTGACGCTTGGTCCTCCCGTATTCTTCTCGAAGAAATAGGCTTACGCGTTGTAGCCCAATGGTCTGGTGACGGTACACTCAACGAGATGAAATGTACCAATAAAGTCAAATTAAACCTCGTTCACTGCTACCGCTCCATGAGCTATATCAGCCGTCACATGGAAGAAAAATACGGTGTGCCCTGGTTAGAATATAACTTCTTTGGACCTACCAAAATCGCTGAATCTTTACGAGAAATCGCTTCTCACTTCGATGACACCATCAAAGAAGGTGCAGAAAGAGTTATCGCTAAATATCAACCCCAAGCTGACGCGGTTATCGCTAAATATCGCCCATTTCTAGAAAACAAAACCGTGATGATGATGGTTGGTGGTTTACGTCCACGCCACGTTGTCCCCGCTTTCCTAGACTTAGGTATGAAAATAGTTGGTACAGGTTATGAATTTGCTCATAACGACGATTATAAACGCACCACCCACTATATCGAAGACAGCACACTGATTTACGACGACGTAACGGGTTATGAATTTGAGAAATTTGTCTCAGCCATTCAACCAGATTTAGTTGCCTCTGGAGTTAAAGAAAAATACGTCTTCCAGAAAATGGCTCTACCTTTCCGTCAAATGCACTCCTGGGATTATTCAGGACCATATCACGGTTATGACGGTTTCGCTATCTTTGCTCGTGACATGGATTTAGCCCTAAACAGCCCTACTTGGGATCTGATTAAAGCGCCTTGGAAGAAATAAACACACAGATGAGGAGATTAATTCTCCTCCCCCTCTTGAACTCAGTAACAAATTTATCTCAGAAAGGAGATTAACTAGAATGGCTCAGAATATAGATAATATTAAAGACCACGTTGAACTTTTCCAGCAACCAGAATACCAAGAACTGTTCAAAAATAAGCAGTGTTTTGAAGGAATGCCAGCTCCCGATTTAGTAGGGGAAACAGCAGAATGGACCAAAACTTGGGAATACAGAGAGAAAAACTTCGCCCGTGAAACCCTCGTCATCAACCCCGCTAAAGCTTGTCAACCCCTAGGCGCAATTCTGGCTGCTGTAGGTTTTGAAGGTACTCTCCCCTTTGTACATGGTTCTCAAGGTTGTGTCGCTTACTTCCGTAGTCATTTAACCCGTCACTTTAAAGAACCCTTTAGCGCCGTTTCTAGCTCTATGACTGAAGATGCTGCGGTATTTGGTGGTCTCAAAAATATGATCGACGGTTTAGCTAACTCCTATACCCTTTATAAACCCAAAATGATCGCCGTTTGCACCACCTGTATGGCGGAAGTTATCGGAGATGACCTCGGCGCATTTATCACCAACTCCAAAAACGAAGGCTCTGTACCTAGAGATTTCCCCGTTCCCTACGCTCATACTCCTAGTTTTGTTGGCTCTCATATCACTGGTTACGATAACATGATGAAAGGGATTCTCTCCTGTTTAACAGAAGGGAAAAAAGCGGAAACCACTAACGGTAAAATCAACTTTATCCCTGGGTTTGAAACCTATATGGGTAACCTGCGGGAATTAAAACACCTGACCTCAGCTCTCGGTGTTGACGCTACGATTTTAGCAGATAACGAAGATTATCTAGATTC contains these protein-coding regions:
- the nifU gene encoding Fe-S cluster assembly protein NifU codes for the protein MWDYTDKVMEHFYHPRNQGAISASNEGEAITIGDVGSISCGDALRLYLKIDIATDSIITASFQTFGCASAIASSSALTELLKGQTLDEALKITNREIADFLGGLPEAKMHCSVMGQEALEAAIFNYRGIPLDNHEEDEGALVCSCFGISDAKIRRVILENELETAEQVTNYIKAGGGCGSCLADIDDLLYSIAAEKANTIARTTEVVNNYATLTTVQKINRIQQVLEEIRPTLIADGGDLELLDLEGDVVKLVLKGACGSCSSSTITLKMGIEAKLREKVLSTLVVEAV
- the nifD gene encoding nitrogenase molybdenum-iron protein alpha chain, which translates into the protein MTTTDDKKQLIQEVLEAYPEKAAKKRQKHLNVYEEGQSDCGVKSNIKSLPGVMTTRGCAYAGSKGVVWGPIKDMVHISHGPVGCGYYSWSGRRNYYIGTTGVDSFGTMDFTSDFQERDIVFGGDKKLSKLITEIEELFPLNGGVSIQSECPIGLIGDDIEAVAKKANKEIGKTVVPVRCEGFRGVSQSLGHHIANDTIRDWVLTPGDKDPVEFEGTPYDVAIIGDYNIGGDAWSSRILLEEIGLRVVAQWSGDGTLNEMKCTNKVKLNLVHCYRSMSYISRHMEEKYGVPWLEYNFFGPTKIAESLREIASHFDDTIKEGAERVIAKYQPQADAVIAKYRPFLENKTVMMMVGGLRPRHVVPAFLDLGMKIVGTGYEFAHNDDYKRTTHYIEDSTLIYDDVTGYEFEKFVSAIQPDLVASGVKEKYVFQKMALPFRQMHSWDYSGPYHGYDGFAIFARDMDLALNSPTWDLIKAPWKK
- the nifK gene encoding nitrogenase molybdenum-iron protein subunit beta; translated protein: MAQNIDNIKDHVELFQQPEYQELFKNKQCFEGMPAPDLVGETAEWTKTWEYREKNFARETLVINPAKACQPLGAILAAVGFEGTLPFVHGSQGCVAYFRSHLTRHFKEPFSAVSSSMTEDAAVFGGLKNMIDGLANSYTLYKPKMIAVCTTCMAEVIGDDLGAFITNSKNEGSVPRDFPVPYAHTPSFVGSHITGYDNMMKGILSCLTEGKKAETTNGKINFIPGFETYMGNLRELKHLTSALGVDATILADNEDYLDSPNDGEYKMYQGGTPLVEAADSINATKTIALQAYSTTKTRDYIEKQWQQKTAVYRPWGIKGTDDFLIALSEATGNPIPAEIEKERGRAVDAMTDTQAWLHGKKAALYGDPDLVMGLLQFLLEMGVEPVHIVVSNSNPEFEAEAKALLEASPYGKDATVWGGKDLWHMRSLLFTEPVDFLIGNSYGKYLMRDTNTPLIRIGYPIFDRHHLHRYSTIGYNGAINLLNWIANTVLDELDRNTSIPGKTDISYDLIR
- the nifH gene encoding nitrogenase iron protein, with protein sequence MRQIAFYGKGGIGKSTTSQNTLAALSEKNRIMIVGCDPKADSTRLMLHCKAQTTILHLAAERGSVEDIELEEVLVKGFNDVLCVESGGPEPGVGCAGRGIITAINFLEENGAYEDLDFVSYDVLGDVVCGGFAMPIREGKAQEIYIVTSGEMMAMYAANNIARGILKYAESGGVRLGGLICNSRNVECEVELIEELARRLGTQMIHFIPRSKQVQEAEIRRMTVIEYSPNHPQAEEYRILSQKIQDNKNLVIPTPITMDELEELLIDFGLLGGEEEYQKAIATTPTASV
- a CDS encoding 4Fe-4S dicluster domain-containing protein; translated protein: MSYYITKNCIQCQRCESLCPTGAIKTNLQGMYIDSSLCNNCTGFYGTPQCASVCPTNQGCLPTRTNSDYWESWFSRYDSLVQNLKNREKQLYWQHWFNSYSEKLSNLIVTQHAS
- the nifS gene encoding cysteine desulfurase NifS; the protein is MRDCIYLDNNATTKIDEEVLAAMLPYLTLYYGNPSSMHSFGGQVGKATKTAREQVASLIGAQSPAEIVFTSCGTEGDNAAIRAALMAQPEKKHIITTEVEHPAVLSLCKNLEKQGYSVTYLSVNGQGQLDLSELEASLTGNTALVTVMYANNETGVIFPIEQIGSMVKEYGALFHVDAVQVVGKIPLNMQESTIDMLTLSGHKLHAPKGIGALYVRRGTRFRPLLIGGHQERGRRAGTENVPGMVALGKACELAEYHLINVGHEQQLRDYLEQSILTTIPNTAVNGHPVQRLPNTSNIGFKYIEGEAILLSLDQFGICASSGSACTSGSLEPSHVLRAMGLPYSVLHGSIRFSLSRYTTQTEIDRVLEVLPGIIDRLRALSPFNSDDATWLQEQEQAVLAK